A window of the Nitrospira sp. genome harbors these coding sequences:
- a CDS encoding DUF2283 domain-containing protein, which translates to MKLNYYPDTDSLYIDLSEQPSVKSREVTEGIVLDYDAAGQLVGIDIDNASQKVELKQLTLSKLPLIVQTISA; encoded by the coding sequence ATGAAGCTTAACTATTATCCGGATACCGACTCACTCTATATCGATCTTTCCGAACAGCCGAGCGTCAAAAGCCGGGAGGTCACTGAAGGTATTGTTCTGGATTACGACGCTGCGGGACAGCTTGTGGGGATCGACATCGACAATGCCAGCCAAAAGGTCGAGCTGAAGCAACTCACACTCAGCAAGCTGCCGCTGATTGTGCAGACCATTTCCGCCTAA
- a CDS encoding poly-gamma-glutamate hydrolase family protein: MATYEASIKRALDPEQDDLIKRKEHCSADREKLETVGRLLGHQVRIKRNNDEYGLYTVSEVRQESPDNIVRMGEGGLARLDMNDGSDATLDPQVPRPTLDDSEAEDKGEFVERLDDNGWHNGLIAIAPHGGDIEPLTDGQAEHLASQLAAKGVSSWRCRGWHRKGAFKHWHINIHEACFPLLNSVISRGFKYAVAFHGIEDDVSDDILIGGLAPDALKEKIKEAIEGVVGSVFRVHITTPDDQFGGDDKRNIVNRLTAGGANGVQIEQKEAPREEKGLAIAEAVAKVYASKL; the protein is encoded by the coding sequence ATGGCCACCTATGAAGCATCAATCAAGAGAGCTTTGGATCCCGAGCAGGATGATCTCATTAAACGCAAGGAGCATTGCTCGGCCGATCGGGAAAAGTTGGAGACAGTTGGGCGGCTGCTTGGGCATCAGGTTCGGATCAAGCGTAACAACGATGAGTACGGACTCTACACGGTTTCCGAGGTCCGCCAGGAGAGCCCGGATAACATCGTTCGCATGGGCGAAGGTGGCCTGGCGCGACTCGATATGAACGATGGGTCTGACGCGACACTCGACCCGCAAGTGCCACGTCCGACCCTGGACGACTCCGAAGCCGAAGACAAGGGTGAATTTGTCGAGCGGCTCGACGATAATGGCTGGCACAACGGGCTCATTGCCATCGCCCCCCACGGCGGGGATATCGAGCCGCTCACCGATGGACAGGCCGAGCACCTCGCATCGCAGCTCGCGGCCAAGGGTGTCAGCTCGTGGCGGTGCAGGGGCTGGCACCGCAAAGGGGCGTTTAAACACTGGCACATTAATATCCACGAGGCCTGCTTTCCTCTTCTCAACTCGGTCATCTCTCGCGGCTTCAAATATGCCGTCGCTTTTCATGGGATCGAAGACGACGTATCAGACGACATCCTCATCGGCGGCCTCGCGCCCGATGCCCTGAAAGAGAAGATTAAGGAAGCCATCGAAGGCGTCGTCGGTTCAGTTTTCAGAGTGCACATCACGACGCCAGATGATCAGTTCGGCGGCGACGACAAGAGGAACATCGTGAACAGACTCACGGCGGGTGGTGCAAATGGCGTACAGATCGAGCAGAAGGAGGCTCCGCGGGAAGAGAAAGGACTGGCCATCGCCGAGGCCGTTGCCAAGGTCTACGCCTCCAAGCTCTAA
- the zwf gene encoding glucose-6-phosphate dehydrogenase, producing MAHTTSQRIDISPAQEPLPSFEPCTLVIFGGSGDLARRRLIPAVYNLLLDGLLPSNYVVLGLGRTPMSDDEFRASVRDGVVKHSRQALIEEKWNAFSQHLFYLAGGNDDAQTYTRLKERAEDLERRFQLPGNRIFYLSIPPSSFTAVCEGLSRSGLAGTPATRPPYTRIIVEKPVGRDLASAQAINEVTGRVFDESQIFRIDHYLGKETVQNLMVVRFANSIFEPIWNYKYVDHVQITVSEAEGVGTRATYYEEAGALRDMIQNHMLQLLCLVAMEPPYSLDPDVVRNAKMEVLRCLRPITAKDVGKFTVRAQYTEGTAHGTPVPGYRREKGVKPDSTTETYVAVKCFVENWRWSGVPFYLRTGKALPLRASEVAVQFKEIPQILFNPGGQTPQAPNVLALKIQPEEGLTLRIVSRVPGTREQTHPVEMSFKYCEVFGRPSPEAYERLLLDVMAGDASRFMRRDAVEASWAWITQILEAWDKSGQRWLPEYQAGTWGPVEADRLIQNDGRTWRLL from the coding sequence ATGGCCCACACGACTAGTCAACGGATCGACATCAGTCCTGCCCAAGAACCGCTGCCGTCCTTCGAACCTTGTACGTTGGTGATTTTCGGCGGCTCGGGAGATCTAGCCCGCAGACGCCTTATCCCCGCGGTCTACAATCTGCTTCTCGACGGATTGCTGCCGTCGAACTACGTCGTGCTCGGCTTAGGCCGCACCCCCATGAGCGATGACGAGTTCCGAGCCAGCGTCCGAGACGGCGTGGTCAAACATTCCCGGCAGGCTTTAATCGAAGAGAAGTGGAACGCCTTTTCTCAGCACCTATTTTATTTGGCGGGAGGAAATGACGACGCACAAACCTATACCCGACTAAAGGAACGTGCCGAGGATCTCGAGCGGAGATTTCAACTACCGGGGAATCGTATTTTCTATCTGAGCATTCCCCCCAGTTCGTTTACCGCAGTCTGCGAAGGCTTATCCCGTTCCGGTCTTGCAGGGACCCCGGCGACTCGTCCGCCCTATACGCGCATCATCGTGGAAAAACCAGTCGGGCGTGACTTGGCCTCTGCTCAGGCCATCAACGAGGTGACCGGACGCGTGTTCGACGAATCGCAGATTTTCCGCATCGATCATTATCTGGGCAAAGAGACGGTTCAGAATCTCATGGTCGTACGTTTCGCCAACAGCATTTTCGAACCGATCTGGAACTACAAATACGTCGACCACGTCCAGATCACTGTCAGCGAAGCCGAAGGCGTGGGGACCAGGGCCACGTACTATGAAGAAGCTGGCGCGCTGCGGGACATGATCCAGAATCATATGCTTCAATTGCTCTGTCTCGTCGCGATGGAACCGCCCTATTCGCTAGATCCGGACGTCGTCCGAAACGCCAAGATGGAAGTCCTTCGTTGCTTGCGGCCCATCACGGCCAAGGATGTGGGCAAGTTTACCGTGCGGGCCCAATACACGGAGGGGACGGCCCATGGCACGCCGGTGCCAGGCTATCGCCGTGAAAAGGGCGTGAAGCCGGACTCCACCACTGAAACCTACGTGGCCGTGAAATGTTTCGTAGAAAACTGGCGTTGGTCCGGCGTGCCGTTCTACTTGCGGACTGGGAAAGCCTTGCCCCTGCGGGCCAGCGAAGTCGCCGTCCAATTCAAAGAGATCCCTCAGATTCTCTTCAATCCCGGCGGACAAACGCCTCAAGCTCCAAACGTGCTGGCGTTAAAAATTCAGCCTGAGGAAGGGCTCACGCTCCGCATCGTCTCCCGCGTGCCTGGCACCCGCGAGCAAACTCATCCGGTCGAGATGAGCTTCAAGTACTGCGAGGTCTTCGGCAGACCATCTCCGGAAGCCTACGAACGGCTCCTGCTCGACGTGATGGCCGGAGATGCTTCCCGCTTCATGCGGCGCGATGCCGTCGAAGCCTCCTGGGCTTGGATCACCCAGATCCTCGAAGCTTGGGACAAGTCGGGACAGCGCTGGCTCCCCGAGTATCAAGCCGGCACCTGGGGACCGGTGGAAGCAGACCGGCTGATCCAAAACGACGGCCGCACCTGGCGACTGCTGTAA
- the gnd gene encoding decarboxylating 6-phosphogluconate dehydrogenase, with product MELGFIGLGKMGMNMVTRLRRDQHRVVVYDRSNELIKQAESQGCVGSSSLSDLVGKLSAPRAVWVMVPSGAPTEETIQAVVALLQSGDSIVDGGNTRFHDDVRRAAELKKKGIHYVDAGTSGGIWGLKVGYCLMVGGEDAAVKRLEPVLKTLAPENGWAHVGAVGAGHYVKMVHNGIEYSMMQGYAEGFELMSKSEYKLDLARVADLWMHGSVVRSWLLELAASALKDDQKLDKLKGYVQDSGEGRWMIADAIEKDVPVPTLTAALFTRFRSRQEESFAEKMLAALRNAFGGHAVRR from the coding sequence ATGGAACTGGGATTTATCGGACTCGGCAAGATGGGGATGAATATGGTGACCCGCCTTCGGCGCGATCAACACCGCGTGGTGGTGTATGACCGATCCAACGAGTTGATCAAACAGGCTGAGAGCCAGGGCTGCGTCGGATCTTCGTCCCTCTCCGATCTTGTCGGAAAGTTGAGCGCTCCGCGCGCCGTCTGGGTGATGGTTCCGTCCGGAGCCCCTACTGAAGAAACCATCCAGGCCGTGGTTGCGCTGTTGCAATCCGGCGACAGCATCGTGGACGGTGGAAATACAAGATTTCACGACGATGTGCGGCGGGCTGCCGAGCTGAAGAAAAAGGGCATCCACTATGTCGACGCGGGAACCAGCGGAGGGATCTGGGGATTGAAAGTCGGCTATTGTCTCATGGTCGGCGGAGAAGACGCAGCCGTCAAACGGCTTGAGCCGGTATTGAAGACCTTGGCGCCTGAAAACGGTTGGGCCCACGTCGGCGCGGTCGGGGCCGGCCACTATGTGAAGATGGTCCACAACGGCATCGAGTACAGCATGATGCAAGGCTATGCCGAAGGATTTGAGTTGATGTCGAAGAGCGAGTACAAGTTGGACCTCGCGCGCGTGGCCGACTTGTGGATGCACGGGAGCGTCGTTCGATCCTGGCTCTTGGAGTTGGCCGCGAGCGCGCTCAAGGACGACCAAAAGCTGGATAAACTCAAAGGGTATGTTCAAGACTCCGGAGAAGGCCGTTGGATGATCGCCGATGCCATCGAGAAGGATGTGCCGGTTCCCACCCTCACGGCGGCGCTCTTCACGCGGTTTCGATCGAGACAGGAGGAATCGTTTGCCGAAAAAATGCTGGCAGCCCTGCGGAATGCCTTCGGTGGCCACGCCGTCCGGCGATAA
- a CDS encoding GntG family PLP-dependent aldolase — translation MIDLRSDTVTKPTDEMRKAMAHAEVGDDVYGEDPSVNRLQDMAATMLGKRFALFVPSGTMANQLAIRSQTQPGQEIIVESKSHVVRYEQGAAGALAGVQLHWVIGERGVMTGEQVEAAIRPNDPHSITTALICIENTHNAGGGTIYPLSTIEKIRALAVRHGIPMHLDGARLFNAVAATTLPPTAYAQHFETVSLCLSKGLGAPVGSLLISNDQRLIDRARRFRRMYGGAMRQAGILAAAGIYALERHVARLKTDHDHAKKLARLLQQIPAIQIAPQHVETNIVIFDILDEHRSPAQLVAALKERGVLINAVGGQSYRAVTHLQITDKQIDEAAAVFAKVLAG, via the coding sequence ATGATCGACCTTCGTAGCGATACCGTCACCAAGCCGACGGACGAGATGCGGAAAGCCATGGCGCATGCGGAAGTCGGCGATGACGTCTATGGCGAAGACCCGAGCGTCAATCGCCTCCAAGACATGGCGGCGACCATGCTCGGCAAGCGGTTTGCCCTCTTCGTCCCCTCCGGCACCATGGCCAATCAGCTGGCGATCCGGTCGCAGACCCAGCCGGGGCAGGAGATCATCGTCGAGAGTAAGAGTCATGTCGTTCGCTATGAACAGGGAGCAGCCGGGGCGCTGGCCGGCGTGCAACTTCATTGGGTGATCGGGGAGCGAGGGGTCATGACTGGCGAGCAGGTGGAAGCCGCCATCAGGCCGAACGATCCGCACAGCATCACGACGGCCTTGATCTGCATAGAGAACACGCACAATGCCGGAGGCGGCACGATTTATCCGCTCTCCACGATCGAAAAAATCCGAGCCCTCGCCGTGAGACACGGCATTCCCATGCACCTCGACGGGGCCAGGCTCTTCAACGCCGTGGCCGCCACTACCTTGCCTCCGACGGCCTATGCCCAGCACTTCGAAACCGTCTCACTCTGTCTCTCGAAGGGGCTGGGAGCCCCCGTTGGATCATTGCTGATCTCCAACGACCAGCGACTCATCGATCGCGCACGGCGCTTCCGCCGCATGTATGGAGGCGCGATGCGCCAAGCGGGCATTCTGGCCGCAGCCGGCATCTATGCCTTGGAGCGGCATGTCGCTCGACTCAAGACCGACCATGACCATGCGAAAAAACTTGCTCGACTGCTGCAGCAAATTCCGGCAATCCAGATTGCACCGCAGCACGTGGAGACCAATATCGTGATTTTCGATATTCTTGACGAGCATCGCTCTCCGGCCCAACTGGTGGCCGCGCTCAAAGAGCGGGGCGTACTCATCAACGCCGTCGGAGGACAGAGCTATCGGGCGGTGACTCATCTGCAGATCACGGACAAGCAGATCGACGAAGCCGCGGCCGTCTTTGCCAAGGTCCTCGCCGGTTGA
- a CDS encoding MFS transporter: MNSLGAKRDELVPLAWAFTYFFCLLCGYSILRPVRDEMAIEGGLKHLPWMMTTTFLTMLAATPLFGWLSARCSRYRLLLTVYAFFITNLLAFYALMTSHLHPEWVARGFFVWLSVFNLFIVSVFWSFMDDLFTPEQGSRLFGVIAAGGSSGALLGPLFTTGLTIVFPIPVLMVASSLFLGACIGCVYRLERWGRAQTNHHRSQQGEPLHGSFLAGVRLTFSSPYLLGICGYLTILTMTATFLYLEQTRLVSEYLDQPEARTRLFSTLDFTTSLLTWTTQVFMTRRLISRFGLVAALLSLPAISLVGFLGIALWPSLAIYVVFSVLRRVGEYALSKPAREVLFTVVSREEKYKAKNFIDTAISRGGDASTAWLVTAVKALGATATHIAWAMVPLMGLWAWLATLLVRQKEHM; the protein is encoded by the coding sequence GTGAACTCCTTAGGCGCGAAGCGGGACGAGCTTGTTCCGCTAGCCTGGGCATTCACGTATTTTTTCTGTCTCCTGTGCGGCTACTCCATTCTCCGCCCGGTGCGCGATGAAATGGCCATCGAAGGAGGGTTGAAACATCTCCCCTGGATGATGACCACAACATTCCTCACCATGCTCGCCGCCACCCCGCTGTTCGGGTGGCTCTCGGCGCGATGCTCGCGCTACCGGCTGCTGCTGACCGTCTATGCCTTCTTCATCACGAACCTGTTGGCGTTCTATGCGTTGATGACGAGTCATCTGCATCCGGAGTGGGTGGCTCGGGGATTTTTTGTCTGGCTGTCGGTGTTCAACCTGTTCATCGTGTCGGTTTTCTGGAGTTTCATGGACGATCTGTTCACACCGGAGCAGGGATCACGGCTGTTCGGCGTGATCGCGGCCGGGGGGAGCAGTGGAGCGTTGCTCGGCCCGCTCTTCACCACGGGCCTCACGATTGTCTTCCCGATTCCGGTGCTGATGGTGGCATCGAGCCTGTTCTTAGGCGCCTGTATCGGATGCGTGTATCGATTGGAGCGATGGGGGCGGGCACAGACGAACCATCATCGGTCCCAGCAGGGAGAGCCGCTCCACGGCAGCTTTCTCGCGGGAGTTCGTCTGACCTTTTCGTCTCCCTATCTGCTTGGGATCTGCGGCTATCTGACGATCCTGACCATGACCGCCACGTTTCTGTATCTTGAGCAGACCCGCTTGGTTTCGGAATATCTGGACCAGCCGGAAGCCCGCACGCGGCTCTTTTCCACCTTGGACTTCACGACAAGCCTCCTGACCTGGACCACGCAGGTATTCATGACCAGAAGGCTCATCAGCCGGTTTGGTCTCGTGGCGGCGTTACTGTCCTTGCCGGCGATCAGTCTGGTGGGATTTCTGGGGATCGCCTTATGGCCGAGCCTGGCGATCTATGTTGTCTTTTCCGTGTTGCGGCGAGTGGGGGAGTATGCGTTATCGAAGCCGGCGCGCGAAGTCTTGTTTACGGTCGTCAGTCGCGAGGAAAAATATAAGGCCAAGAACTTCATCGATACGGCCATCTCACGCGGCGGCGACGCCTCGACCGCCTGGCTCGTGACTGCGGTGAAGGCCCTCGGGGCGACCGCCACACACATCGCCTGGGCGATGGTCCCCTTGATGGGACTTTGGGCCTGGCTCGCCACGCTACTGGTCCGTCAGAAGGAGCACATGTAG
- a CDS encoding SUMF1/EgtB/PvdO family nonheme iron enzyme, with product MSKIFISHSSSDNAKALAVAQWLEQNGWADYFLDITPSRGLSPGERWQEALKVAADRCEAVVFLISPAWRDSKWCLAEFLLAKQLGKTIFGVVVEPTPIETLPREMTAEWQLCDLASGSERQTFQVFRDQIVPQTQVSLAGAGLVKLKQGLQKAGLDPSFFPWPPPNDLERLPYRGLKALEAEDAAVFFGREAPLILALDTLRRMVESGEQLLVILGASGAGKSSFLRAGLWPRLKRDDRHFLPLPVVRPERAAISGQTGLLESLEKTFREYKTPKTRADLRETLAKPDGLVELLVEVQTLAQKRLGPGAAPPTIVIGIDQAEELFVKEGGDEAGQLLESIGGLIGKANREPPSAVGPSPRVMVLSAIRSDSYERLQAAPVLAGIRQTPFNLPPLAPAEYKMVIEGPAVRATSAGRKLTIEPALTAQLLQDAEGADALPLLAFILERLLIDYGADGDLLLKEYEALGGLQGSIEAAVKEIWKNPGREPVIPLDEATRRALLHQAFPALVMLDHEADKPKRRVATWDGLPQKTHPLLERLVEARLLLKDRRKLADGQEAVVVEVTHEALIRHWSQLKNWVDANREFLAWQQRLNATRKRWEESRQHPGLLLHGLLLREAENWLKKRPDSFSSDERTFITAGQNRKTKERLAAAILAGLMVLLIGGTNWLWQKGYNLDQAVLKIKSVFVNISIEPEMRIVPSGTFLTRNKHLLEVSNTPVDIKQFGIARYEVTFEEYDRYVIAEGKSLPGDQGWGRGRRPVINVSYVDAETYARWLSITTHKKYRLPTSLEWEYAASNGKSDEILIGLAVFADNSHNRTSAVGQKIPNDFGLYDMLGNVWEWSQECSNSTTHRSIVDPLELTKEGGSCTFRMLHGGSWGESSHDVKPYAYTWDNPANRSSGVGFRLVQDLEP from the coding sequence ATGTCCAAAATATTCATCAGTCATTCCAGTTCTGATAACGCAAAAGCCCTTGCTGTGGCGCAGTGGCTTGAGCAGAACGGTTGGGCCGACTATTTCCTCGACATCACGCCGTCGCGCGGCCTTTCACCGGGAGAGCGCTGGCAAGAAGCCTTGAAAGTAGCGGCCGACCGATGTGAAGCAGTCGTGTTCCTGATCTCACCGGCCTGGCGTGACTCAAAATGGTGCCTGGCGGAATTTCTCCTGGCCAAGCAGCTCGGCAAGACCATTTTCGGGGTGGTTGTCGAGCCTACGCCCATCGAGACGCTCCCCAGGGAGATGACGGCTGAATGGCAGCTGTGTGACCTGGCATCCGGCTCAGAGCGGCAGACGTTCCAGGTGTTTCGGGATCAGATCGTGCCTCAGACCCAGGTGTCGTTGGCCGGAGCGGGGTTGGTCAAGTTGAAGCAGGGGCTGCAGAAAGCCGGTCTCGATCCATCGTTCTTCCCTTGGCCGCCACCCAACGATTTGGAACGTCTGCCCTATCGCGGACTCAAGGCATTGGAAGCGGAAGATGCAGCGGTGTTCTTTGGACGGGAAGCGCCGCTCATTCTGGCGTTGGATACGCTACGGCGCATGGTCGAGAGCGGCGAACAGCTCCTGGTTATCCTGGGCGCGTCGGGGGCGGGCAAGTCGTCTTTCTTGCGGGCCGGGCTCTGGCCACGCCTCAAGCGCGACGATCGACATTTCCTTCCCTTGCCGGTCGTCCGTCCGGAGCGGGCGGCCATCAGCGGCCAGACGGGGTTGCTGGAAAGTCTAGAGAAAACCTTCCGTGAATATAAGACCCCGAAGACACGGGCGGACCTACGCGAGACCCTGGCCAAACCCGATGGCCTCGTCGAGCTTCTCGTCGAGGTGCAGACCCTCGCACAGAAGAGACTGGGGCCGGGGGCTGCTCCCCCTACCATCGTCATCGGCATCGATCAAGCGGAAGAACTCTTTGTGAAAGAGGGTGGCGACGAAGCGGGGCAATTGTTGGAGTCCATCGGTGGGCTGATTGGTAAGGCCAACCGCGAACCACCGAGTGCGGTGGGGCCATCCCCGCGCGTGATGGTCCTCTCGGCTATCCGGTCTGATTCGTATGAGCGATTGCAGGCGGCGCCAGTTTTGGCTGGGATCCGGCAGACACCCTTCAACCTCCCTCCGCTCGCTCCAGCTGAATACAAAATGGTCATCGAAGGGCCGGCTGTTCGTGCCACCTCTGCTGGGCGCAAGCTCACCATCGAGCCTGCCTTAACCGCGCAGCTTTTGCAGGATGCGGAAGGTGCCGATGCGCTCCCATTGCTCGCATTCATCCTCGAACGGTTGCTGATCGACTATGGCGCCGATGGCGACCTGCTCCTGAAAGAATACGAGGCACTCGGTGGCCTGCAAGGATCTATCGAGGCAGCGGTGAAAGAAATATGGAAAAATCCAGGGCGAGAGCCCGTCATTCCCCTCGATGAGGCGACCAGACGCGCGCTCCTGCACCAGGCATTTCCCGCCTTGGTCATGCTCGATCACGAGGCTGACAAGCCCAAACGACGCGTAGCCACCTGGGATGGCTTGCCTCAGAAGACGCACCCACTCTTGGAGCGGTTGGTCGAGGCGAGGTTGCTACTGAAAGACCGGCGCAAGCTGGCGGATGGACAAGAGGCTGTGGTCGTGGAAGTGACGCATGAAGCCCTGATCCGGCACTGGTCTCAACTGAAAAACTGGGTCGATGCCAACCGCGAGTTTCTGGCCTGGCAGCAGCGGTTGAACGCGACGAGGAAGAGATGGGAAGAGAGCCGACAGCATCCAGGTCTTCTTCTCCATGGACTGCTCTTACGCGAAGCAGAGAACTGGCTCAAGAAACGACCCGATTCTTTCTCCTCTGACGAGCGAACATTCATAACAGCTGGCCAGAATCGGAAGACCAAGGAGCGCCTCGCCGCTGCCATTCTCGCTGGCCTTATGGTTCTGCTGATAGGTGGAACAAATTGGCTTTGGCAAAAGGGTTATAACCTCGACCAAGCCGTGCTCAAAATCAAATCGGTCTTTGTAAATATCTCTATCGAGCCGGAAATGCGAATTGTGCCTTCGGGCACTTTTCTGACACGCAATAAGCATTTACTGGAAGTCAGCAATACTCCCGTAGACATCAAACAATTCGGGATAGCAAGGTACGAGGTAACGTTTGAGGAGTACGACCGCTATGTAATAGCCGAGGGGAAGTCCTTACCTGGCGATCAGGGGTGGGGACGAGGCAGGCGGCCGGTAATCAATGTGTCATACGTCGACGCAGAAACGTATGCTCGGTGGCTGTCTATTACAACACACAAGAAATACCGGTTACCCACATCGCTAGAGTGGGAATATGCGGCAAGCAACGGAAAATCTGATGAGATTTTGATTGGCCTCGCCGTCTTTGCAGACAACTCGCATAATCGAACATCAGCAGTTGGTCAAAAAATCCCCAACGACTTTGGGTTGTATGACATGTTGGGGAATGTCTGGGAGTGGTCGCAAGAATGTAGTAATAGCACCACCCATAGGTCTATAGTAGACCCGCTTGAGCTGACCAAAGAAGGGGGAAGTTGCACTTTTCGAATGCTCCATGGAGGATCCTGGGGTGAATCATCGCACGATGTGAAACCGTATGCATATACCTGGGATAACCCAGCAAATCGGAGCAGCGGCGTCGGCTTCCGACTCGTCCAGGACCTTGAGCCCTAA
- a CDS encoding glutamate-5-semialdehyde dehydrogenase — translation MAIEVPVKLYLDKLLKDCRNVAVGLALLQGPVKARALHAVADRVAADEDGILAENAKDVEAVGKSFEKADTKDRVKAAVSRVRMTADHIKEIVDRLHVIADLPDPVGAVTSRRERPDGLQVSRVRVPIGVIGVISERSPLVTVESIALCLKSGNLCVFRGAPEWKLTHQAIDARFREAATENGIPAGAWVLIDRQEKEVALDLMRSGKSLDAIIVRGGAGLRKTVAEQARVPVLCNDGGLTHLYVDADLDMSVAQNLVINSKVQQAGASNALDTLLVQQVVARQFLPPLINRLLDQFKVEVHACPKTVALMGQMAMTGHTAIIPATDADWQTQFAGPTLAVRMVEDLDEALAHINRHGPCLTAGIATTRYDSAMRFTREVDAGAVLVNASTRLHAGDSFGMGSDLGLSLGRLHAKGPIGLEQLTCEKYVAFGAGQLRLPHPVPETYFDAIMLKRP, via the coding sequence ATGGCGATTGAAGTTCCGGTCAAGTTATACCTTGATAAGCTCTTGAAGGACTGCAGGAATGTCGCGGTCGGTCTGGCTCTGCTTCAAGGTCCCGTGAAGGCGAGGGCGCTGCATGCCGTGGCCGACCGGGTTGCTGCTGACGAAGATGGTATTCTCGCGGAAAACGCCAAAGATGTCGAGGCGGTCGGAAAGTCCTTTGAGAAGGCCGACACGAAAGATCGGGTGAAGGCTGCCGTCTCTCGCGTACGCATGACGGCGGACCACATCAAGGAGATCGTGGATCGACTTCACGTTATCGCCGATCTGCCGGACCCTGTCGGCGCCGTGACGTCGCGACGGGAACGTCCGGATGGGTTGCAGGTCTCCCGGGTGAGGGTGCCGATCGGAGTGATCGGCGTGATCTCCGAACGGAGTCCGCTCGTCACAGTGGAATCGATCGCGCTCTGTCTGAAATCCGGCAACCTCTGTGTGTTTCGCGGTGCTCCGGAATGGAAGTTGACGCATCAGGCGATCGATGCACGATTTCGGGAAGCGGCAACGGAGAACGGGATACCCGCTGGAGCCTGGGTACTCATCGATCGCCAAGAGAAGGAAGTCGCGCTCGATCTGATGCGCTCGGGGAAATCCCTCGATGCGATCATCGTGCGAGGCGGAGCCGGTTTACGAAAGACAGTTGCAGAGCAAGCCAGGGTGCCGGTGCTCTGCAATGACGGGGGCCTCACGCATTTGTACGTCGATGCAGACCTCGACATGTCCGTCGCGCAAAACCTGGTGATCAACTCGAAGGTGCAGCAGGCGGGAGCCTCCAACGCGCTGGATACCTTGCTGGTGCAGCAGGTCGTGGCACGGCAATTCTTGCCTCCATTAATCAACCGCCTATTGGACCAGTTCAAGGTAGAAGTGCATGCCTGCCCGAAGACGGTCGCGCTCATGGGGCAAATGGCGATGACGGGACATACCGCGATCATTCCAGCGACGGATGCCGATTGGCAGACCCAGTTCGCCGGTCCGACCCTGGCCGTCAGAATGGTCGAAGACCTCGATGAGGCGCTGGCCCATATCAACAGGCACGGTCCCTGTCTCACCGCTGGAATCGCCACCACGCGCTACGACTCCGCCATGCGATTCACCAGGGAAGTCGATGCCGGCGCGGTGCTGGTGAACGCATCAACCAGGCTGCATGCGGGCGATAGTTTCGGGATGGGGAGCGACCTGGGGCTGAGCCTGGGGAGATTGCATGCGAAAGGTCCGATCGGTCTGGAGCAGCTGACCTGCGAGAAGTATGTGGCGTTCGGAGCGGGCCAACTTCGGTTGCCGCATCCTGTTCCGGAAACCTACTTTGATGCCATCATGCTCAAGAGACCGTGA